A section of the Harmonia axyridis chromosome 2, icHarAxyr1.1, whole genome shotgun sequence genome encodes:
- the LOC123672131 gene encoding pro-resilin-like yields MYPRIVSKILPFLFLVLIPNALCGIQNDQTAQANAPLSSYGTPNYDVNDQNNHHEYGKPKAYEFGYQVKDDYTGNDYNRQEVSDGNQVRGEYRVALPDGRTQIVTYWADWQSGFHADVRYEGEARYPEQNNNQGYNYQNGYNQDQGPYTPPAGINNDAYNINNDYSGSRDGGYNSGYNYDNHQNNGYNHIPRYRN; encoded by the exons ATGTATCCCAGAATTGTTTCGAAG attcttccTTTCCTCTTTCTTGTCTTGATCCCTAATGCACTTTGTGGGATACAAAATGACCAGACAGCCCAAGCAAATGCACCACTGAGTAGTTATGGTACCCCAAATTATGATGTTAACGATCAAAATAACCATCATGAGTACGGCAAA CCAAAAGCTTACGAATTTGGATATCAAGTTAAAGATGACTACACTGGAAATGATTATAATCGCCAAGAAGTCAGCGATGGGAATCAAGTAAGAGGAGAGTATAGGGTAGCTTTACCCGATGGTAGGACACAGATAGTGACATATTGGGCCGATTGGCAGAGTGGATTTCATGCTGATGTGAG ATACGAAGGAGAAGCTAGATATCCTGAACAGAATAACAACCAAGGCTATAACTATCAAAATGGCTACAACCAAGACCAAGGCCCTTACACACCTCCAGCAGGAATCAATAACGATGCTTATAACATCAACAATGACTATTCTGGATCACGGGATGGTGGATATAACAGTGGGTACAACTATGACAACCATCAGAACAATGGATACAATCACATACCAAGATATAGAAACTGA